The Prosthecobacter fusiformis sequence CTATGAGGTGGCCAAACTCATCCAGGCTGGCTGTGCGGAAGCTGGACTTATTGCCTTTCCTTTTGGTGTTTCAGGCGTCAGTGACAATATCACCCAGGGTCACGAAGGGGGGGCGTCGTCACTCGTTTCCCGCAATCTCATGGCCAACGGAGCGGAAATGGTCACCAGTGCCCATTGCTATGATGGCATGATCGGTGTGCATCATTGTGATAAAAATGGCCCAGCCTTCGCCATGGCTCTCGCTCGATTGAATTATCCCGGCCTCATCGTGAATGGCGGCAGCATCCTGCCCGGTTGCCACGCCGGAAAACCTGTCACTATCCTTGATTCGTATGATTCCCAAGCTCAGGCCAACAATGGCACCATGAGCTACCAGGAATCCGAGGACATTATCCGCGCCGCCTGTCCTGGTGCGGGCGGGTGTGGCATCGCGGCCTCCTTCAATACCTGGGGCATTGCCCTGGAAGCTATGGGCCTCAGCCTTCCGGATACCTCCTCCATTCCCGCTGTTGATCCCGCCAAAAAAGACGATTGCCTCCGTGTGGGTCAGGCCATGCGTCTCCTTTTGGAGATGGACCTCCGACCTCGCACCATCATCACCAAAGCGTCCATCACGAATGCCATGACGGCCATTGCGGCCATGGGCGGCTCTACCAATGGTGTCCTTCATATCCTCGCCGTCGCCCGGGAAGCGGGCGTGGATTTTACCCTCCGGGATATCCAGGCCATCTGCCGCCGCACACCCGTGTATTGTAACTTTGCCCCTCGTGGCCGTGGCACCATGGCGGACCTCCATCGCATCGGTGGCACCGCCATGCTGCTCCGACATTTCCTCAATGCGGGCCTCCTTGACGGCAGTTGCATCACCGTCACGGGTAAAACTTTAGCCGAAAATGTCTCCCATTGTCCTGATGTACCCGTGGATCAGGACCTTATCGCGCCCCTCGGACAGCCTTTCAAAGACTATGCCGACCTCCAGGTTTGCTTTGGCAACCTCGCCCCCCACGGCATGGTTTTCAAAGTTTCCTCCCGCCAGAGTCCGCGCTTTAAGGGCCGCGCCATCTGTTTTGACAGCGTGAAAGCAGTGTCCGATGCGGCTGCGGAAAAACGTATTCGTCCAGGCCACTTCGTCGTCCTCCGAGGCGTCGGCCCTATTGCTGCGGGCATGCCGGAGTTGCTCGTTGCCAGCGCAGCGCTGGCAGTTCCTGAACTTGATGGCCAAGTTGCATTCCTTTCGGATGGTCGCGTCTCCGGTGTCTCGCATGGCGTCATGGGCATCCATTGCTCTCCTGAAGCAGTCGTGGGTGGGCCTATCGCCGCCATTGAAGATGGGGATGAAATCGAGTTCGATTTGCTTGAGGGGACCATTCATCTCCATGCCGATCTTTCCACCCGCAAGGCTGAATGGGCCAAGCCCGTGCCTGGTCGCGGATACCTGGCAGATTTCGCCGCCACTGCCCAGCAGGCCCACGAAGGCTGTGTCTCGTCCTGGGTTCTCAGGTAAATCTGCGCCAGCCTGTTATTTTCGAGCTAAAAAGAGGCCTCTAAAATGAAGGTCCGCGTACTTGCTTCGGCCCCTTTCTGCTCGTCACACCGACTTAGTGCCCTTATGGTTTAACGAATTACTTGTATGAAATCCACATGGTCCATCCGGCTCGTCCGGGCCTTGTTCTTTGCCCTGTTTGTCTTCACTGGCATCACCATTGCCCTGGGGTTTCAGCAGCCGGCCTGGATCGGAGCTACGACGGGGGCCTGCATCATGGGATTGCTCCTTGTGCTGGATCTCCTGTTTGCCCGCTTCAGCCTGCGAGACTTTTCCCACGCCACGTTTGGCCTGGCCATCGGTCTTTTCTGCGCGTGGCTCATCACCCGTATCGGTGTTTTTCAGCTTATCTACTTCCAGTCCATGTTGGATGGAGATGCTGTTCGCAACGTTGTCGAAATCCTCATTTATACCTCCCTGGCTTTCTTTGGTGTCACCTTCGCCCTGCGCAGTGACCGCGACCAGTTCGCCCTCCTCATTCCGTATGTCCGTTTCCGCCGCGATGGCCTGGAGGGGGAGCCCCTTCTGCTGGATACCAATGTCATCATTGATGGCCGCATTTCAGCCGTCATTCAGACGGGCTTTCTCACCGGTGCCCTGGTCATCCCGCGCTTTGTCTTGGATGAATTACAACGGCTCACCGAATCCGGTGATCCTCAAAAAGTGATCCGTGGCAGACGCGGGCTGGAGATCATGGAAAAAATGCGCATGGCGGATGATCTCCGCCTGACCATTCATGAGGATCCTCCTGGAAATTTCCGAGATATCCCGGTGGATACAAAACTCGTGTCCCTCGCGCGGGAGCTCAATGCCCGGCTGCTGACCAATGATGAAAACCTCGCCAAAGTGGCCCGCCTGCGCGGCATTGTGGTGCTGAGTTTTAATGATCTCGCCATTTCCCTGCAACCGCAGCTCAATCCTGGCGATGAATTGTCCCTTTCCCTGACCAAAGCCGGAAAGGATAAGCATCAAGCCATCGGCTATTTGCCGGATGGAACCATGATCGTGGTCAACAATGCTGCGGCGCACATCGGCCAGACCGTTGAAGTCGCCATTTCGGGTGCACTTCCTACTTCAGCGGGTCGTCTCATTTTTGCCGAGCTCAAAAGGTAAGATCCTTTTTTATCAGGTGGCGGCAGCGTCTAAGCCCGAATAAACCACCCACGATGAGCAGGCAAATCCCGCCTGGCTCAGGAACGCCTACGATGCTCTGAATTTCCAGAGCACTCGTCGAAATTCGCGCTGAATAAAAGCTGGCCGCAGTTCCATTTGGCAGTGGCCCTACCCATCCGGATCCGTCGCTGCCCTGATAAAAGCCACCTCGGTCAAACAAAGCCGCATCAAACTCCGTGCCATCCCCTGTGATATTGTTCGTGTCAAAAAAACCATCCACTCCAAAATTGATCCCGGCCAGTTTCCATACCCCGCCGTCATTGACGAAGACAGCGCCGCCTGAATCCCCCACCGAAAGAGTGGCTTCATTCTGCCCGGCCACCGCATCGAATGAAGCCCGCAGGTACTCGTTTCCCTCCAACGTCGTGATGCCGTCCACCACATTCTCCCCCCACCGCACCACCCCGTCAGCCCCGGTGTGATACCAGCCCTTCAGGTCGCCACCCAGTTCCACTTCCGCACCGCGTGGCCCGCCTCTGCCAAAGACGACCAGATCCATTCCTTCCTCAGCCGTTCCTGTATAGAGCGTTGCATAAGAGGAAAAGGTCTCGTTGATCTTATAAATACGCAGATCGGTACCGCCGACCGTCCAGAACCCCTGCCCTCCGTTAGCCGAAGCATCAATCGTATAAGTCACGTCTGAAAGGCTCGTAAAAGTAGGATCAGCGGATACTCCGATATGCCCTGCCGTGATGAAATACTGCGGTGCAATCATCGTGCCCAGGAAATCTCCATACTCCCCCTGGTATGCCCAGCCGCTGTCCGTATAGATTCCCGTCGGGGCTGTCGTATTCTCGCCTGAATCATACAGGATCACCGCATTCCCATCCCGGGGCAGCAGGCTCCCGAACACTCCCACAAAAAGAAGTGCCTGACGGATAAAATGCCTCCAGGGTAGCGACATAGTATAAATTAAAACGAATTTAACATAATTTCCATATCAATCTCATCAGCAATGGCTGGGGTATAAACTTTTCATATGCTGCCTGCTGCGGAATGGGATAAATCTATTACCAGGGGCTGAAAGCGTGGACACCCCTATCGACTGAAAGGCACCTTCTGCATCGCAGGGAACCATGCAGGTGGTCCTACGGCAAAAATCCGTGATTGATTTTGACGCGCGCATG is a genomic window containing:
- a CDS encoding dihydroxy-acid dehydratase — its product is MPAHRLNWNSSSLTHGWQRGVKSFYWGLGFQEADFEKPQIGIATPLLDGNLCNMKAYEVAKLIQAGCAEAGLIAFPFGVSGVSDNITQGHEGGASSLVSRNLMANGAEMVTSAHCYDGMIGVHHCDKNGPAFAMALARLNYPGLIVNGGSILPGCHAGKPVTILDSYDSQAQANNGTMSYQESEDIIRAACPGAGGCGIAASFNTWGIALEAMGLSLPDTSSIPAVDPAKKDDCLRVGQAMRLLLEMDLRPRTIITKASITNAMTAIAAMGGSTNGVLHILAVAREAGVDFTLRDIQAICRRTPVYCNFAPRGRGTMADLHRIGGTAMLLRHFLNAGLLDGSCITVTGKTLAENVSHCPDVPVDQDLIAPLGQPFKDYADLQVCFGNLAPHGMVFKVSSRQSPRFKGRAICFDSVKAVSDAAAEKRIRPGHFVVLRGVGPIAAGMPELLVASAALAVPELDGQVAFLSDGRVSGVSHGVMGIHCSPEAVVGGPIAAIEDGDEIEFDLLEGTIHLHADLSTRKAEWAKPVPGRGYLADFAATAQQAHEGCVSSWVLR
- a CDS encoding PIN/TRAM domain-containing protein, with the translated sequence MKSTWSIRLVRALFFALFVFTGITIALGFQQPAWIGATTGACIMGLLLVLDLLFARFSLRDFSHATFGLAIGLFCAWLITRIGVFQLIYFQSMLDGDAVRNVVEILIYTSLAFFGVTFALRSDRDQFALLIPYVRFRRDGLEGEPLLLDTNVIIDGRISAVIQTGFLTGALVIPRFVLDELQRLTESGDPQKVIRGRRGLEIMEKMRMADDLRLTIHEDPPGNFRDIPVDTKLVSLARELNARLLTNDENLAKVARLRGIVVLSFNDLAISLQPQLNPGDELSLSLTKAGKDKHQAIGYLPDGTMIVVNNAAAHIGQTVEVAISGALPTSAGRLIFAELKR